The segment TTAGTACACCCAAACCGCTGCAAGGTACATCCAACAATATTTTATCAAACTTTTCATTTAGACTGCCTATTTCTCTGGCATCATTCTGTACTATTTTCAAATTAGTAAAGTTATTTTTTTTCTTTATATCTTTTAATATTTCTATTTTATGTTCATGTATATCTGTAGCTATGAGCAATTCCGGATTATATTCCTGAAGAATTGCAGTCATTTTCCCGCCGGGAGCACTGCATGCATCTAAAACAATGTCTCCGTCTTCCACTTCCATAGCCTTTACGGCTAAGTAAGAAGATGCATCCTGTACAAAGAACAATCCGTCGTGAAACTCTTTTGTCTGAAGAAGTGCCGGATTAGACATATAGAACACATTCTCCACTTCAAATAATATTTTGCTTTCATTCTTTTTTGCCAGTTCGATAAACCCCTCTTTTGAAATTTTATGCGGATTAATTCTGAATGACAAATAACTTTTTGTTTTATATGACTGCAGTATTCTTATATAGTTTTCCGGGTGATCGGCAGCCACTTTGTTGATAATCCATTGAGGGTACGAAAGTTCGACAGAATATTTTTTACTTACAGGAATTTCTGAGACCAACTGGTCGTATTTTTGAAAAATATTTCTTAATATTCCGTTTACGAAGCCGGACTGATGTTTATTTATGATCTTTGCTGTCTCTACTGCTTCAAAAACTATTCCGGAATAATCTTCGTCTTTATTAAGCAGGAACTGTGCAACAGAAATTCTGACAAGCTGTTTTATTTTTCTCTTCTTTATACTTGAAGAGTTTTTTTCAATTAAATAATCTATGAAGATAAGATTCTTTAATGTAGTGTGTATTATATTTGTTATGAATGATTTTTCCTTTTTATTATAATTCTTACTGGTAAAGTAATAGTTTAGCTGAAGATTACTGTATTTTCCTCCTGCTATAATTTCGTCCAGTAAATTTGTTAAATCTAATTTTATATTATTCACGTTATCTCCTTAAAATTTCTTTTTATTTGAAATCTGGGAGTTTATCCTCCTAATATATTATAACACATAATCCATGAATATTATAGAGAACTAAGCATTTTATAAAGAAATTTTTAGTAAATTTTTCATAAAAATATTTTTTATATTATATTAAATAAATTGTTGGTTTTTTAAGAAAATTTTGGAAACTTATTTTTAGAATTTTTACTCACAAAATTACGCTATAAACTTTAGTACATTATTCTAAAATATATATAAGAACAATATATTACTTTTTTTCAAGCCTGCTTCCAGCTCTTTTTAAATATTGATTTGCTTTATTATGAAGGAATCGTAATTCTCCAAATGCAGAAAATGGTAAAATTTCGTTATAATAAGAAACGGTATCCATTTTATAAAGAGCATGAATTATATAAGAACTAAAAATCAGATCATCAAAACTAAGAAATTTTACCAGTTCCTGACTAATATACGCGTATTCTTTCGAAGCCAGCAGATTGATGAAATCGTTTCTTGCTTCTGATAAATTATCGACTGCTATGATTTGCAGTATTTTTTGAACCATGTCTTCACTTAATACATCTCTCTTTTCACGTAATAAAATAGAAATTTCTCTGCTGATACTTCCTATTTTCATTTTCGTAAATGTGTTGATTTCAGTTTCAATCTCAGCCAATGCTCTATCTAGTAAATAAATTATCTTTTTTTCTGTTTTTTTATACATTTTATACCTCATAATAAAATAATATTGTAAATGAATACCTGATCCTGATATATATTTTTGATTATAACATATAAAAATTCAAAACTAATTTTTATTTTTCAAAATATTTTTACAAACATATATGACAACTTCTATTTAGAAAAAATATACAATAAAAAACCCTGTAAAAATTTACTTCAGAATACGAATATACTATTCTGTTAAAATTTACAGGGTAAATCTATATTATTTTATCTACCAATGTTTGCTTAATTCACAACCAAGTCCGGAAAGGATCACCATACAGTCTCTTTCAATATCAGTGATTTTGTCACCCACATATTGTACTAGGTTATGTCTGTCTACAATGCATGCTTTATTTTGATCCAAAATCTTATCTTCAGAATCAATATAAATAACATTATTAGAAATATGCCTTTTATCAGGCGAATTAAAAACAATAATCTTTATTAAGTCTTTATATTCCAAAGTATCTGACAGGTATTTTATTTCATCGGGAAAAAAAACTTGAGATCCTAGAATTATTTTGATACTTTTTTTATATGTATCCAAAGTCACAGTATTTCCTCCGGTAGTTCCTATAAAATCGGGATATATTTGATCCAAAACAGGTATCATATTAATCACCTTCCATAGATAGATTTATATATTAAAAAAATTTTTCAATATTTCATTTAATTTATTATCTGCACTAGTGACTGCTTCTGTATATTCTCTGGAACTAAGGTCATTTTTTCTTATAGTTGCTACATTATAATCTTTATATACATCATTTATCATTCTGATAATTTTATTCGTTTCAAAGTCCTTACTTTGTAATCCTGAGTTAGAAATATAATATAAGTAATAGAAATTTTCCATATACTCATCTAATGAAATTTTATCCTCCATAAATTCTTTTGATAGAATTCCTAATAATGTTAAACCAGCATTTTCATACGTAATTTCTGACAAATCAAATTCATTTATAAATTCGCTGTAGTTTTTATCGAAATTCTTTATATCTTTGTTTTTATTTATATCAGATAATTTTATTAAAGATTTTGATTTATATCCTGATTGTATCAAATCTTTAGCGTACTTGCAAATATCGTGGTAATCATCAATGTATTCACACATATAGCTAATATGCAGATCTTTAGGAGTTTGAATCTTTCTTTTTTTCATTCGAAAACCTCCTTAAAAGTAAACGTACAAAATTAATTTTTCTATTATATCGTCAGACGCGTCTGACGATATAATTCTTCGTCAATTTGTTTCAAATTCTCTTCTATTTCTTTTATTTCTTCAGTTAATTTATCAATGATGTTTTGCTTTCTATCTTTTTCTTTTAAAAGAAATTCTTTTAAATTAGACTTATCAGATAACTTTTCTTCTTCTTTTGTTTCTTTTATTTTTTTCAAAATTTCAGTTGGATTTTCTGATTCTAATACTTCTATTACTTCTGCTTCGTCAAAAATTTCTTTTTTTACACCTGTAAATTCTTTTATAATTCTTACAGGTAATTCCAGAATTCTTTCAGGCTCACGAAGAGTCCCCTGCATTTCCAGATAAAACTGGTATCGTCTTACAGCAGTATTCGCAGTATCACGACTTATACCAATTAATTCGGTCCATTTTCCGAAAGATCCGGATTTATTATTAGCGAATACTTCATTAGCTTCGAATATAGCTCTTGAAAATTTGAAAAGATGTTCTTTTGTTTTTTCTTCGTGAAATTTTACATCATTTTCAATACGTATCAGCTTGTCAATATCATCCTGACTCTCTACCCCAAGTTCATTATAGTTAATATCACGCAGACTCTTTATCTCAATAAGACTGTTATCCGTGGGGTTAGAACTTCTAATATTCAAGTTTAGTTTTTTTAGTTTACTCATTTTAAATTCCCTCTTTTTTCAAAATCTCTCTGCCTAAGTCAATATAATCATTCGCGCCATTTGAATTAGGAGCATAATCAAATATTGATTTGTGTTCAAGAATACTTTCCGACAGCATAACATTTTTTCTGATAATAGAATTTAATAAAAGATCACCGTAAGCTTCTTCTAAATCTGTTTTAACCTTTTCTGACAAAGCTGTTTTTTCCATTCGTGTCAAAATAATTCCACTGACCTGCTTTTTTAGCTTCTTGCTAAAATTAATTGTAGTGTTAAGTCCATTTATTTCATTCTGTCCGGGAATTAAAATGGAATAGACATTAGAAGCGTATATAGCACTCGTAGTATAAGGATTAAAAGCCGGAGCTGTGTCAATAACGACTATTTCATATAATTCGTCCAGCTGCGACAAAAACTCATTTAGAATTTCAAAATACAGCGGTGATTCTGAAGTCAAAAGCTGCATGTCGTTTTCTGCATTCCCGGCAGGAATCAGATGCAGATTATCGTTAATAATAATCGGTTCAAAATCGTCAGTTCTTCCCAGCAGATAGTCACCAATAGTTGTTTTTCTTTCATCCATCCCAAAATTTCTTACCATATTTTGCTGTGGATCAAGATCTATAGCTAAAGTTTTATATCCTGCTTTAGAAAAAAAGTGTGCCAGATTAAAAGCTGTAGTAGTTTTTCCAACTCCTCCCTTATTATTTATTATAGATATCTTCTTCATCCTAATTCTCTCCTTTTAAATAAAAAATTTTACAGATATATTTTTTTTGGATAAAAATCCATATAATAGAAGTTTACATTATTTTGACAAATTAATGAAGTAAAATTTTTTGTGAAATAAAAAAATGCTGTTTTCTTTCAGTAAAATCAGCATTTTATATTAAAAAATTTTTATCAGTATTTTTAGTATTGAAACTTTAATAATATACTTTTTTTGTTATAAATAAATATTTTATTTTGTAATTTGAATTTTATTTAAAAAATGAAATCTAATTTGAAAAAATTTTCATCGGATCAATTCTATAATACCGTACTAACAAATCATAAAGTTCAGGATGCTCAGATTTCATAACAGCAGATTTTTCAAAAAAAGTTTCTGTACAAACTGCAAAAAATTCCGCTTTATTGGTTGCGCCATAAAAATCAATACTGTCATGTTCTGCGTTTTCCATTTCTCTGAGCAGATTATTATATTCTTTATCAAAAGTATTTTTCCAGGTATAATAGTCGTTATTCAGATTCACTGGAATTCCGTCTGCCTGCCCTGACTGTTGGTCAAGCTGATGTGCAAATTCATGCAGTGCTACATTATGTCCGTCAGAGAAATTCTGAGTACCGTTAATCACATCACACCAAGACAATACTACTACTCCAAAATTCCATGACTCTCCTAAATTTACACTTTTATTCTGACCTCTCTGATCCGAAATATACATTTTAGGATATACAACAACAGACGTCAGGTTAGGAAAATAATCAGGATTCTCGTCACCGAGGATTAATAGACCAACCAGTCCAAAAATTGTGTATTTTATTTCATCAGTAATTTGAATACCTACTCCGTCAATATTAATAAGCTTTGATAAAACATATGAATCTGTAAGCAGTTTCTCCTTAAATGTATTATTCAGATGTTCAAAGAAAAGAAAATTTTTATGAAATATTGACTCCATAATACTCTTTTCATTTGAAACAGAGAACTCCTTTTTTATACGCCGTATTTTTATGCTTCGCCTTTTTACAAAGACACCTACTAAAATAAATAAAATTATTAATACTATTACCAGAGAAAAAATTTTCATTCTGCCCCTCCATAAAATAAGATTTTGAAAAAGCCTGTTCTGATAATAATAATATTCAACAGAACAGGCAGTTTATTTATTTGTTTAATTTTAATACTGATAAAAAAGCTTCCTGTGGAATTTCTACATTTCCGATAGCTTTCATACGTTTTTTTCCTTCTTTTTGCTTTTCAAGCAGTTTCTTTTTACGTGAGATATCTCCGCCGTAACATTTGGCGAGGACGTTCTTTCTAAGAGCTCTTATTGTTTCTCTGGCTATTACCTTACTGCCGAGAGCTGCCTGCAGCGGTATCTCAAACTGCTGTCTGGGAATTACTTCTTTTAGCCTTTCTACAATACTTCTTCCACGGCTGAAAGCGTGGTCTTTATGCGCAATAAATGAAAATGCATCTACTACATTGGCACTTACAAGTATATCTACCTTAACCAGATCAGATTCCTTATAACCAATCATTTCATATTCAAAAGAAGCGTAACCTCTTGTTCTTGATTTTAGTTTATCATAAAAATCTATTACTACATCAGCCAAAGGAAGGTCATATCGAAGCATTGTTCTTGTTTCATCAAGATATGACATATCTATATAAGTCCCTCTTTTTTCCTGACACAGCTCCATAACATTTCCTACATAATCTCTGGGAACAATAATTGTTCCTTTTATATAAGGTTCTTCAATACTCTTTTTCCCAACTGGAAATTCCGCAGGGTTATCTATTATCAAATACTCCCCTGTTTCTGTAGTAACATGATATTCAACTGACGGTGCCGTAGAAATAAGATCAATATCAAATTCACGTCTTAGTCTTTCTACTATAATTTCCATATGAAGAAGTCCAAGAAAACCACATCTGAATCCAAAACCTAAAGCTATGGAAGTTTCGGGAACATAAGTCAGTGATGCATCGTTAAGCTGCAATTTTTCCAGAGCTTCCCTAAGATCTTCATAATCATCTGTAGATATAGGATAAATACCTGCAAAGACCATACTTTGTGCTGGTCTGTATCCTTCCAGCGGCTTATCGGCAGGATTCTTAACATGAGTTATTGTATCTCCGACCTGAGTATCTTTTATTGATTTTACACCTGTAATTATATAACCCACACTTCCTACAGAGAGTTCTTTTTTTTCTGTCATTTTGGGAGAAAAGATCCCTGCTTCCAAAACTTCAAATTCTTTATTAGTAGACATAATTTTTATTTTATCGCCTTTTTTTATAGTACCGTCTATAACTCTCACATATGTAATAACTCCTCTGAAATCATCATAATGAGAATCAAATATAAGGGCTTTCAGCGGAGCTGAATTCTCGCCTTTAGGCTCTGGTATATATTTCACTATTGCTTCGAGCAGGTTATCAATACCAAGTCCTGTCTTACCAGAAACAAGAACTGCGTTATCAGCAGGTAATCCTATAATATCTTCTATTTCCAGTTTTACTTTCTCCGGATCCGCAGACGGAAGATCTATCTTATTAATAACAGGAAGTATTTCAAGGTCATGCTCCAATGCCAGATAAACGTTAGCAAGTGTCTGCGCTTCTATTCCCTGAGCAGCGTCCACTACTAAAAGGGCTCCGTCACATGCAGCAAGTGATCTTGATACTTCATAGATAAAATCTACGTGTCCCGGTGTATCTATCAAATTCAATTCATATTTATTACCGTCAGCAGCTGTATAATTCAAAGTAACAGCCTGGGCTTTTATAGTAATTCCTTTTTCTCTTTCCAGATCCATACTGTCCAATAATTGATCCTTCATTTCTCTTTCTGTAACAGTTCCCGTTACTTCCAGAAGCCGGTCGGCTATTGTAGATTTACCATGGTCAATATGAGCAATTATTGAAAAGTTTCTTTTGAGATTTTGCATCTTTATTTTCCTCCATTTTATATTTCTATATCATTATATATTATAGCGGGAGATATTTCAATAAATAAAATTTTGATATACTCTGCTGCAGGCAGATTTCTAAAGAAGTATTCTAATAAATAATATATAAAGCAGATATAAAAATATTTAAAATTGTACTATTAAAATACGTAATACTATAATAAAAATGATTTTTCATTCTATTGAAAATATGATATAATTAGTAGAAATAATGCTTCTAAGTTTCGTTTTATTATCATGTAAATATTGTTTGGATTTTAAATTTCAATTCTACGGGAGGCAATATGTTTAAAGAATTTAAAGAGTTTATTTCAAAAGGAAATGTAATAGATTTGGCTGTGGGTGTTATCATAGGCGGAGCTTTCGGAAAAATAGTCAATTCATTTGTGGACAGTATAATAATGCCTGTATTGGGACTGATAATAGGAAAAATAAACTTTCAGGAACTCAGACTGGTACTAAAACAAGCTGACGGAGTAAATCCTGAACTTGCAATAACGTATGGTTTGTTCATTCAAAATGTAATAAATTTTTTAGTAATAGGATTTGTTTTGTTTCTTATGGTAAAAACTATTAACAAACTTAGAAAAAAAGAAGAAGAAGCTGTGGAAGAAAAACCTACTGTTGATCAGGAACTGCTGAAAGAAATCAGGGATCTTCTAAAAAAATAGCGAAAAAAATTATTATTAAATCTAGTACCTTATCTGTTTGGGTAAACGGATAAGGCACAAGTGTTTTGCCTGGTATATCATCCGCTTAGGGATCGATACATCGTATATATTCAGATGATTAAACACAATTCAGGCAAAATACTAGTGACTTTAAGGAAAGGAAAATAAAGTGAATTATAGGAAGTTGAAAATTTTTTATTCAGTGTCTGAGACATTGAATATGACAAAGAGCTCAAAAAAAATGTATATAAGCCAGAGTGCTGTCAGTCAGATAATAAAAGAACTTGAAGAGGAATTAGGAGTTGTTTTATTTGAGCGGATATATAAAAGACTGTATCTAACAGAAGAAGGTATGCTGTTTAAGGAATATACAAGAAGAATTTTGAATATGTGGGATGATATGAACGAACATATGCAGAGTAAAAAGAAAAATATTCTGATAAAAGTCGGAGGAAGTACAATTAGCGGAATATATCTTCTGCCCTATCTTTGTAAAAATTTTTCTACTATCTATAATAATGTAAATTTCAATATTCAGATTGATAACACTACCAAAATAATAAAAAAAGTTCTTGAAAATGAAATTGATATAGGAATAATAGACGGGATTATGCCCAATAATAATGAAATAATATCTATAGAAATGCAGAAAGATTACCTAAAAGTAGTAACGCCTAATATTGAAAAATTCAAAAATAAAGAAGAATTTACTATAGAAGATTTCAAAAATGAAAGTATGATATTAAGGGAAGAAGGATCAGGAACAAGACAAACTGTGGATGAATATATAGAAAAGTTAAATATAAAAGCTGCGAATAAGATGGTTATCGGAAATAACGAGGCTATAAAGAAAATGGTGGAAATAGGACTTGGAATTACAATAATCTCTACTCTGGCAATAGAGAATGAAATACTGGAAGAAAAACTTCTGGCATTTAATATTGCCGGCACAGAAATAAGCAGGCACTTTCATATAATAATACATAAAGATAAGTACATTTCATCGATGCTGAATAATTTTATTGACTTACTAAAAAGAGGCTTTTAATATATTCATTTATATAACAGTAAATTTAGAAATTATCATCCTGCTAATGGAAAACAAACTATAAACTAAGAATAAAAGTTTGATTTTTTCTAAATTTAAAGTTA is part of the Sebaldella sp. S0638 genome and harbors:
- a CDS encoding LysR substrate-binding domain-containing protein, whose protein sequence is MNYRKLKIFYSVSETLNMTKSSKKMYISQSAVSQIIKELEEELGVVLFERIYKRLYLTEEGMLFKEYTRRILNMWDDMNEHMQSKKKNILIKVGGSTISGIYLLPYLCKNFSTIYNNVNFNIQIDNTTKIIKKVLENEIDIGIIDGIMPNNNEIISIEMQKDYLKVVTPNIEKFKNKEEFTIEDFKNESMILREEGSGTRQTVDEYIEKLNIKAANKMVIGNNEAIKKMVEIGLGITIISTLAIENEILEEKLLAFNIAGTEISRHFHIIIHKDKYISSMLNNFIDLLKRGF
- a CDS encoding ParA family protein translates to MKKISIINNKGGVGKTTTAFNLAHFFSKAGYKTLAIDLDPQQNMVRNFGMDERKTTIGDYLLGRTDDFEPIIINDNLHLIPAGNAENDMQLLTSESPLYFEILNEFLSQLDELYEIVVIDTAPAFNPYTTSAIYASNVYSILIPGQNEINGLNTTINFSKKLKKQVSGIILTRMEKTALSEKVKTDLEEAYGDLLLNSIIRKNVMLSESILEHKSIFDYAPNSNGANDYIDLGREILKKEGI
- the mscL gene encoding large-conductance mechanosensitive channel protein MscL produces the protein MFKEFKEFISKGNVIDLAVGVIIGGAFGKIVNSFVDSIIMPVLGLIIGKINFQELRLVLKQADGVNPELAITYGLFIQNVINFLVIGFVLFLMVKTINKLRKKEEEAVEEKPTVDQELLKEIRDLLKK
- a CDS encoding M90 family metallopeptidase — its product is MKIFSLVIVLIILFILVGVFVKRRSIKIRRIKKEFSVSNEKSIMESIFHKNFLFFEHLNNTFKEKLLTDSYVLSKLINIDGVGIQITDEIKYTIFGLVGLLILGDENPDYFPNLTSVVVYPKMYISDQRGQNKSVNLGESWNFGVVVLSWCDVINGTQNFSDGHNVALHEFAHQLDQQSGQADGIPVNLNNDYYTWKNTFDKEYNNLLREMENAEHDSIDFYGATNKAEFFAVCTETFFEKSAVMKSEHPELYDLLVRYYRIDPMKIFSN
- the lepA gene encoding translation elongation factor 4, with amino-acid sequence MQNLKRNFSIIAHIDHGKSTIADRLLEVTGTVTEREMKDQLLDSMDLEREKGITIKAQAVTLNYTAADGNKYELNLIDTPGHVDFIYEVSRSLAACDGALLVVDAAQGIEAQTLANVYLALEHDLEILPVINKIDLPSADPEKVKLEIEDIIGLPADNAVLVSGKTGLGIDNLLEAIVKYIPEPKGENSAPLKALIFDSHYDDFRGVITYVRVIDGTIKKGDKIKIMSTNKEFEVLEAGIFSPKMTEKKELSVGSVGYIITGVKSIKDTQVGDTITHVKNPADKPLEGYRPAQSMVFAGIYPISTDDYEDLREALEKLQLNDASLTYVPETSIALGFGFRCGFLGLLHMEIIVERLRREFDIDLISTAPSVEYHVTTETGEYLIIDNPAEFPVGKKSIEEPYIKGTIIVPRDYVGNVMELCQEKRGTYIDMSYLDETRTMLRYDLPLADVVIDFYDKLKSRTRGYASFEYEMIGYKESDLVKVDILVSANVVDAFSFIAHKDHAFSRGRSIVERLKEVIPRQQFEIPLQAALGSKVIARETIRALRKNVLAKCYGGDISRKKKLLEKQKEGKKRMKAIGNVEIPQEAFLSVLKLNK
- the rsmB gene encoding 16S rRNA (cytosine(967)-C(5))-methyltransferase RsmB gives rise to the protein MNNIKLDLTNLLDEIIAGGKYSNLQLNYYFTSKNYNKKEKSFITNIIHTTLKNLIFIDYLIEKNSSSIKKRKIKQLVRISVAQFLLNKDEDYSGIVFEAVETAKIINKHQSGFVNGILRNIFQKYDQLVSEIPVSKKYSVELSYPQWIINKVAADHPENYIRILQSYKTKSYLSFRINPHKISKEGFIELAKKNESKILFEVENVFYMSNPALLQTKEFHDGLFFVQDASSYLAVKAMEVEDGDIVLDACSAPGGKMTAILQEYNPELLIATDIHEHKIEILKDIKKKNNFTNLKIVQNDAREIGSLNEKFDKILLDVPCSGLGVLRKKPEKIYSLESSDIKKLKKIQKDIFDSAYHSLKENGVIIYSTCTFTREENTNNIKYFTEKYPDLHIEIINFPDNVFISKDEFGGSFIDYRNKYLDGFYIAKFRKKGKNEF